Proteins found in one Triticum urartu cultivar G1812 chromosome 4, Tu2.1, whole genome shotgun sequence genomic segment:
- the LOC125552145 gene encoding uncharacterized protein LOC125552145: protein MRRQGQGQGQGQGQYGDPNINSMVSSQLHHYQAQQRVQQLPDNSYPGRDPGQAAGENQYTTQKVRQSQWDRGGPNIQNQISPYAYNDGQSAEGKRSFYDGQQSDLKVGLEKQPRKELRDQPRTDKIEARRDDYNLPRTFESLEQSFREDIVVLSKELNDAEDAENTRHRERLNEINAQYHEKLLALRARQTAYREEFLRKESLERQQQYQKASISNYANNVVPREPRGYPPTAAATPPPAAAPSGSSYGEAHRYASGQYESFGERPDYPEFHGGGQGRDHGFEHRGHQYPGGRAYNSGGRRF from the exons ATGAGGCGGCAGGGACAGGGACAGGGACAGGGACAGGGGCAATACGGGGATCCTAACATCAATTCCATGGTGTCTTCCCAGTTGCATCACTACCAGGCTCAGCAAAGGGTTCAACAACTACCTGATAATAGTTACCCTGGAAGAGATCCTGGGCAAGCTGCTGGGGAGAACCAGTATACCACCCAGAAGGTGAGACAGAGCCAATGGGACAGAGGTGGGCCGAACATCCAGAATCAGATTTCACCATATGCATATAATGATG GTCAAAGTGCTGAGGGTAAACGATCCTTTTATGATGGACAACAATCTGATCTGAAGGTTGGTCTAGAAAAGCAACCAAGAAAGGAATTGAGGGACCAGCCTCGTACCGATAAGATTGAAGCAAGGCGCGATGACTATAATCTTCCTCGTACATTTGAAAGTCTAGAGCAGAGTTTTCGTGAAGACATCGTGGTCCTATCCAAGGAACTAAATGATGCAGAGGATGCTGAAAATACTAGGCACAGGGAG AGATTGAACGAAATAAATGCACAGTATCATGAGAAACTATTGGCACTTCGAGCTCGGCAGACAGCCTATCGAGAAGAATTCCTGCGCAAAGAGTCTCTGGAACGCCAACAGCAATACCAAAAGGCCAGCATAAGCAATTATGCAAATAATGTTGTGCCTAGGGAACCACGTGGCTATCCTCCAACAGCTGCAGCCACGCCTCCTCCTGCTGCTGCTCCCTCTGGAAGTTCTTATGGAGAGGCTCATCGTTATGCATCTGGTCAGTATGAATCCTTTGGGGAGCGGCCAGATTACCCAGAGTTCCATGGTGGGGGCCAAGGTCGCGATCATGGTTTTGAGCACCGTGGTCATCAATACCCTGGCGGTCGTGCTTATAACTCTGGCGGGCGCAGATTCTAA
- the LOC125552144 gene encoding receptor-like cytoplasmic kinase 176, whose protein sequence is MGNCAGVQGNAEINPTFSAPNTSGNNSKSSNSSNATDTSTFGKSSSSSVPPTPRTEKEILQSSNLRKFTFSELRSSTRNFRTDSLLGEGGFGSVFKGWIDERTFTPVKPGTGMIVAVKKLKLDSFQGHKEWLAEVNYLGQLSHPNLVKLIGYCLEDEQRLLVYEFMPKGSLEHHLFRRAPHFQPLSWSLRMKVALEAARGLAFLHSDEAKVIYRDFKTSNVLLDSEYNAKLSDFGLAKDGPSGDKSHVSTRVMGTQGYAAPEYLATGHLTTKSDVYTYGVVLLELLTGQRALDKNRPPGQHNLVEWARPYINSKRRVIHVLDPRLGSQYSLPAAQKAAALAMQCLSMDARCRPDMDQVVNALEKLPEVKKTYK, encoded by the exons ATGGGGAACTGCGCCGGCGTGCAGGGGAACGCCGAGATCAACCCGACCTTCAGTGCTCCCAACACCTCAG GTAACAATTCCAagagcagcaacagcagcaatGCGACTGATACAAGCACTTTTGGCAAGAGTTCTTCGTCGTCGGTGCCGCCGACTCCTCGGACCGAGAAGGAGATCTTGCAGTCGTCCAACCTCCGCAAGTTCACCTTCAGTGAACTGAGAAGCTCCACAAGGAACTTCCGGACTGACAGCCTGCTCGGGGAGGGGGGCTTTGGCTCCGTCTTCAAGGGGTGGATCGACGAGCGCACGTTTACGCCGGTCAAGCCCGGCACCGGGATGATCGTCGCCGTGAAGAAGCTCAAGCTGGACAGTTTCCAGGGGCACAAAGAATGGCTG GCTGAGGTCAATTACCTGGGGCAGCTATCACACCCCAATCTTGTGAAGCTCATCGGGTATTGCTTGGAGGACGAGCAGCGGCTTCTCGTCTACGAATTCATGCCGAAGGGTAGCTTGGAGCACCATCTTTTCAGGA GAGCTCCACATTTCCAGCCCCTCTCATGGAGTTTACGGATGAAGGTTGCTCTTGAGGCTGCCAGGGGACTTGCGTTCCTGCATAGCGATGAAGCTAAAGTTATATACCGTGATTTCAAGACCTCCAATGTTCTTCTTGACTCG GAATATAATGCAAAACTCTCTGATTTTGGCTTGGCAAAAGATGGCCCGAGTGGCGATAAAAGTCATGTTTCTACTAGGGTCATGGGGACTCAAGGATATGCTGCCCCTGAATATCTCGCAACAG GCCACTTGACCACGAAGAGCGATGTCTACACCTATGGTGTTGTTCTTCTAGAGTTGCTGACCGGGCAACGAGCTCTGGACAAGAACCGCCCGCCTGGACAGCATAACCTGGTGGAGTGGGCAAGACCTTACATCAACAGCAAGAGGAGGGTCATCCATGTCCTGGACCCACGATTGGGGTCGCAATATTCGCTCCCTGCGGCGCAGAAGGCAGCGGCGCTTGCGATGCAGTGCCTGTCAATGGACGCCCGGTGCAGGCCGGACATGGATCAGGTCGTGAACGCGCTGGAAAAGCTTCCGGAGGTGAAGAAAACATACAAGTAG